From the genome of Oxyura jamaicensis isolate SHBP4307 breed ruddy duck chromosome 2, BPBGC_Ojam_1.0, whole genome shotgun sequence:
AGGCCAGGTTGTTTCTGCGACATTTGGCGGACAGAGACCATGTGGAATTGTCGGTGTAGTCTCAGACTCCTAAATGTTGGGTGATTGTGCACAAGTGGTGCTGATGACTGCTTAGGAGAGATGGCACTCCAGCTTATGCCCCCCGTCTTTTGCATGTGGCTGAATTAAGGCTGTCTCTCAAGAGTTGTGTCAATTGAGGCAGTGTAAGGTCTTGATACTGAAGATACTCAAGAATCAGAGTGAAGATTCTGAAATCTGATTTAATTATCTTTTGTGTGTCTTCCAGGGTGTGTACTATCAAATTGGAGATGTTGTTTCAGTGGTTGATGAGCAGGATGGAAAAACATACTATGCTCAGATCCGTGGGTTTATTCAGGACCAATACTGTGAAAAGAGCGCTGCGCTAACCTGGCTCATTCCTACGCAAGCCAGCCCCAAAGATTGTTTCGACCCTGCATCCTATATCATAGGTAATCTCTAAGTTTTCACTTGTTACAACCACTTAAAGGTGTCTAGACTAATGcagagttgtattttttttaattaaattttagttTGTCACGGTCATTTTTGTAATTCTCACGTTTTAGACCCTAATCCTGTAAACATTTACTCTACTTGAataaccttttttatttatcttacaTATGTGAGTAGCGCCACTGCAGTAAGTGAGATTATTTGTGTTCACAGGCACAAATACAGTCTTGCAACTTTAAGGATCAAATTATTACGCCACAGATAGAATCAAAGTTATTACAGCGCAAACTCAATATGCTAGTCCAGGCTGTTTCCTCTGAAGCGACCAGAATTAGCTGATCTTCATCTTGGATATGTGACGTACGTAGTGTGCGAGCACTGGCATAGAGGGCATTCTGCAACTAActgtgaaatattaataaactgAGTACAGCTCTTTTGATGGACAGGCAACAAATAGTGTCCATTTAGAATATAATAACTAAAGCATTTCATTCAACTAACTGAATTCtccaaatggggaaaaaaatcaattaagcAAAAGTAAAGATAGAGGCTTCTTGCTGGCAGTATAGCCTCGGGTACTACACAGTCACTTCTTGAAATGGCATGTTCTGTAAGTGGTGTTGACTGTTGTTGCATATTATGTCGTTGAGGATTCTCCAATTTTATACCTCTACATTTTAtctttggaaattatttttttgtaggaCCAGAAGAAGATCTCCCAAGGAAGATGGAATATTTGGAATTTGTTTGTCATGCACCTTCAGAATACTTCAAATCTCGATCATCTCCCTTCCCTACAGTTCCTACAAGACCAGAGAAAGGATATATATGGACTCATGTGGGACCTACTCCTGCAATCTCCATTAAAGAAACTGTTACCAATAATTTATAACTTTTTTAACGGAATATTTTGGACCAgttattttcattgtaatttcAGGTCTACAAATACAGTAtgagaaatttttaaaagttataaaGTGTTCTGTTTACTTTATGGATTAcggtatttatttattttaaaatatatctcaCCTTTAAagtgtaagtttttttttcccattcaatGTGTCATTTCCATGCTCTATTCTTTAGTCATTATTGCACATTTTGGTACAAAACCACAGTTTCATATCTGCTACTTGGGTGAGCAAATTAATTGACTTCTGAATGAtgtcttcacagaatcatctaggttggaagagacctccaagatcaccgagtccatCCTCagacctaacactaacaagtcctccactaaactatCACTAAGTCTTCAGTGttcttattttctaatttccCAGAAAATAAGTTACAAGACTTAATCATCCAGCACTTTATATACTTGTTTCATATagtcacagaatatcctgagtcgGAAGGGCttcacaaggatcatcgagtccaactcctggctccacacaggagcACCCAAAACCAAACCGTatgagagcattgtccaaatgcttcttgaactctggccatgaggcctccccgcagcctgctctgctctgggcagaATAACCTGAGTGAACTCAGatgctcctcatacgtcttcccctgcagacccttcaccatctccgtagccctcctttggatgctctctgaacagttttatgtcctcatactgtggcacccaaaactgcacacagtgctcatgGTGAGGCCTCAGGGTGAGGCAGAACAGGGCAGGACAGTCCCATCCCTCGACCAGCTTATtcatgctgtgcctgatgcaccccagggtacgtTGGCAccttttggctgccagagcacactgctgactcactCAGCTTGTCATCATCCAAGTTTATTCAGTTAACTCTGCAATTTGTGGTTattccttaaataaaataagggtAGATTCAAATGACCAGTAGAAGATGTAAACTTGATCAGTGATGCAGAAACAGTTTTCTATTGCACTAGAGAGATCGAtccactttgattttttttcagactgaaacCTATCATCCACATGGCTATACCCGTAACACTCTGCTCTTAAGGGAATTCTGTTCAGCTGAATCTAAAATACCTGGGCCTATGTAGCTTCCTGTTaaactttgtttatttatggGGATACATTTCTTGGAAAGCTGGATGCAGatttaaaaactattatttGGATGTGCCATCCTGGTGGCCTCATGGCAGAAGTATACCTTAATTTCCTGACTAAGCTAACATTATGTATGATTTGAGTTTCATATCATTATtatgtctgtgtgttttttttttctgtctttgcaatTAATGAtgagtaagaaagaaaatccgaattcaaattattttttatgtatggATAGTCTGAGTAcgaaaatatttaaataatagaaccagaaaaataccaaatacTCAAATACCAATGTCAAAATTTTCTGTACTGATCATATTACAAGCCAGCCAGCTTAAAACTCTAGGATGTGTGCTAGGTGGCCTGAATTCCCTGAGGTTACTGGCTCTTGCTGCCTGAGAGGGAGGGATAGGAGGCATAACTGGCCTTAAATTTAGATGTATAGATCTATtcactttttatatatatatatacatatatatatgatgttaccttatgttgtggtttaatcctgcaggcagctaagcaccccTCAGCTGTTTGTTCGTTCACTTCCCACCCCAcagtgggatgagggagagaactgaaaagtgcaagaactcatgggttaAATAAGGACAGCTTACcaagaaggttaaaaaaaaaaaaaaaagaacaacaacaacaaaaaaagaacaaaaacataacaacaacaaaaagaatacacaaagcaagtgatgcataatgcaattgctcaccaccagccaagcgatgcccagccagtccccaaGCAACAGCAGCTCCCCTGTCCAGCCCCTGAACTGTATTATTCAGCATGACTCCACctggtgtgggacatccctgtggccagcctggggcagctgtcctggttctgtcccctcccagctcctggtgcatccccagcctcctcactggcagggtgGTGGGAGAAGCACTGCCCttcaacaactaaaacatcagtgtgttaccAGCATTATTCccatcctaatccaaaacaacaccataccagctactaggaaaaaaatcaactctaCCCCAACTGAAACCGGGACACCACAGCACTAAGAAATGCCAAATCAACTTTAGTACATTGTGTGAAAGTCTATAAAGGCTGCATTACAGTTGTTTTATCTTCATGAAAAGGTTTAATTTGcaatgaaatatgttttgaaagtCTCAGATACTGAACGTTTTTAATAGAGTGGTACCTGTGACAACAGGAATGAGATATCTTTGTTTCCCCTTGTAGCCTCAGCCTTAAGGGAATAGGCAATGAGTTTAGGGGATATTGTCATTAGCTCAAAGTCTTCCAAAACTAGCAGTATTCTGCTAATACAGAgttaaatctcatttttttgaTAACTTGCTACATACATTTCAGATGCGTGCAATGTTCAGGATGTTGCAGTAATTAATCCTAAAGTCACCTCACTCCTgacttttcctctcctttctctcacTTTGTCTAGACTTCTGTTTTGCTGGTTTTCCAACTTACCTCGcatcagaaagtaaaaataatgactCTTAAAAGATATTCACAGTAACCATCATCACCCCCTCAAatattttccctcctcctttctctgcagcccCCATAAGCTTTTCATTTGGGTGCAATTTTGGCAATACATGCAACATAATTCATTAATTAATGAGTCTGACCCTAAGCCTTGCGATGAAACCATCTCATGAGCAAGGCAAGATAT
Proteins encoded in this window:
- the GATAD1 gene encoding GATA zinc finger domain-containing protein 1 isoform X2; the encoded protein is MPLGLKPTCSVCRSTSSSMWKKGGQGEILCNNCTARSAPPGPAAFATTSAAAQHSNGGGGGGGGGGGGGGGGGGGGGGKQSKQEIHRRSARLRNTKYKSAPAAEKKVSTKGKGRRHIFKLKNGVYYQIGDVVSVVDEQDGKTYYAQIRGFIQDQYCEKSAALTWLIPTQASPKDCFDPASYIIGPEEDLPRKMEYLEFVCHAPSEYFKSRSSPFPTVPTRPEKGYIWTHVGPTPAISIKETVTNNL